In Polaribacter sp. Hel_I_88, the following proteins share a genomic window:
- a CDS encoding glycoside hydrolase family 43 protein codes for MRIVNKKLKYKISISVFTLIAFISTSCAQKEYTSFTPGEIWKDTDGVHINAHGAGVLTVGDMYYMFGEHKVSGSGGNQSWVGVRVYSSKDLYNWKNEGVALKVKKDKTSKLVEGSVIERPKVIYNDKTKKYVMWFHHELKGQGYDAALVGVAVSDTIIGPYEYIDSFRMHPNVWPQNFTEEQHKIAKEKSKVKLKWGEGSGYGVHFLRDFEDGQMSRDMTLFKDDDGTAYHITASEENGTLIISKLSPDYLSLSKEYIRVFPGGNNEAPAIFKKDGKYFMITSGLTGWDPNPARSAMADNMLGDWIKLGNPVRGTEKEKKTTFYSQSTHILPVLGKKDAYIFMADRWRPKNAIDGRYVWLPIEFEDGKPIIKWYPDWNLDFFDK; via the coding sequence ATGAGAATAGTAAATAAAAAATTAAAATATAAAATAAGCATAAGTGTTTTTACTTTGATAGCTTTTATAAGCACAAGTTGCGCGCAAAAAGAATACACAAGTTTTACTCCAGGAGAAATTTGGAAAGACACAGATGGGGTTCATATAAATGCACATGGTGCAGGAGTTTTAACTGTTGGTGATATGTATTATATGTTTGGAGAACATAAAGTTTCTGGTAGTGGAGGAAACCAATCTTGGGTTGGTGTTAGGGTATATTCTTCTAAAGACTTATATAATTGGAAAAATGAAGGTGTAGCATTAAAAGTAAAAAAAGATAAAACATCTAAACTTGTTGAAGGAAGTGTAATTGAACGACCAAAAGTTATTTATAATGATAAAACCAAGAAGTATGTAATGTGGTTTCATCATGAATTAAAAGGACAAGGTTACGATGCTGCTTTAGTTGGTGTTGCAGTTTCAGATACTATAATTGGACCCTATGAATATATAGATAGTTTTAGAATGCATCCAAACGTTTGGCCACAAAATTTTACAGAGGAACAACATAAAATTGCAAAAGAAAAATCGAAAGTAAAATTAAAATGGGGAGAAGGATCTGGTTATGGAGTTCATTTTTTAAGAGATTTTGAAGACGGACAAATGTCTAGAGATATGACTCTTTTTAAAGATGATGACGGAACGGCTTATCATATAACAGCATCAGAAGAAAATGGAACGCTAATCATTTCTAAATTATCACCAGATTATTTATCATTATCAAAAGAATACATAAGAGTTTTTCCAGGAGGTAATAATGAAGCACCAGCAATTTTTAAAAAAGATGGAAAATATTTTATGATTACTTCTGGACTTACGGGTTGGGATCCAAATCCAGCAAGGTCTGCAATGGCAGATAATATGTTAGGTGATTGGATAAAATTAGGAAACCCAGTTAGAGGAACAGAAAAAGAAAAAAAGACAACCTTTTACAGTCAAAGTACCCACATATTACCTGTTTTGGGAAAAAAAGATGCCTATATTTTTATGGCAGATAGGTGGAGACCAAAAAATGCTATAGATGGCAGATATGTATGGTTACCAATAGAATTTGAAGATGGAAAACCAATAATAAAATGGTACCCAGATTGGAATTTAGATTTTTTTGACAAATAA
- a CDS encoding sulfatase-like hydrolase/transferase, which translates to MKIKAIIIFYAALLFIISCKSVNKNEKNGISKTINTTNQPNVIIILVDDAGYVDFGFMGSEDLQTPNIDKLAESGVKFTDAHVSATVCAPSRAGLITGKYQQRFGFEANSTGGIGLSDDVVTVADVFKENGYNTYALGKWHLGEDMSDHPNQRGFDDFYGFIAGSRSYFPIKNPSKEQMLQNNGKRVIFEGYMTDVLGDQSVKYIEESKDKPFFMYLSYNAVHTPMHAKKEDLEKFKDHPRKTLAAMTWSLDENVGKLMNKLEELGIKENTLIYFLSDNGGAHNNDSKTGPLKGWKGNKFEGGHRVPFVVSYPNKIKGNRSFDGLTSSLDIFTTSIAAANINTGNLQLDGANLIPFLTGEKTGNPHDELFWRKLEVSAARIGDYKMITLNNYGSVLYNLREDLGETNNLMLKETTIANNLQSNFDTWANTLMNPLWDEGKNWLNVSNHVHQSLMENKEVKYKDIWNPEYKKAHPNK; encoded by the coding sequence ATGAAAATTAAAGCAATAATAATTTTTTATGCAGCGCTATTATTTATAATATCCTGTAAATCTGTGAATAAGAATGAAAAAAATGGTATTTCAAAAACAATAAATACAACAAATCAACCAAACGTCATTATAATATTAGTGGATGATGCAGGTTATGTAGATTTTGGTTTTATGGGAAGTGAAGATTTACAAACACCAAATATAGATAAGTTAGCAGAAAGTGGTGTAAAATTTACAGACGCGCACGTTAGTGCCACTGTTTGTGCACCCTCTAGAGCTGGTTTAATTACAGGTAAATATCAACAACGTTTTGGTTTTGAGGCAAATAGTACAGGTGGTATTGGTTTGAGTGATGATGTTGTTACAGTCGCAGATGTTTTTAAAGAAAACGGTTATAATACTTATGCTTTAGGGAAATGGCATTTAGGTGAAGATATGTCAGATCATCCTAACCAAAGGGGTTTTGACGATTTTTATGGGTTTATTGCTGGGAGTCGCTCCTACTTTCCAATTAAAAATCCATCAAAAGAACAAATGTTACAAAATAATGGGAAACGTGTAATTTTTGAAGGATACATGACAGATGTTTTAGGAGATCAATCTGTAAAATATATAGAAGAATCTAAAGATAAACCATTTTTTATGTACTTATCTTACAATGCAGTTCACACACCAATGCATGCAAAAAAAGAAGATTTAGAAAAATTTAAAGATCACCCAAGAAAAACTTTAGCGGCAATGACTTGGTCTTTAGATGAAAATGTTGGAAAACTAATGAATAAATTGGAAGAGTTAGGTATTAAAGAAAACACCTTAATTTATTTTTTAAGTGATAATGGCGGTGCACACAATAACGATTCTAAAACAGGGCCATTAAAAGGTTGGAAAGGAAATAAATTTGAAGGAGGACACCGTGTACCATTTGTGGTAAGTTATCCAAATAAGATAAAAGGAAATAGAAGTTTTGATGGCTTAACATCTTCATTAGATATTTTTACAACCTCAATAGCTGCTGCAAATATAAATACAGGTAATTTGCAATTAGATGGTGCAAATTTAATACCTTTTTTAACTGGAGAAAAAACTGGGAATCCACATGATGAACTATTTTGGAGAAAATTAGAAGTTTCTGCGGCTAGAATTGGAGATTATAAAATGATTACTTTAAACAATTATGGTAGTGTTTTATACAATTTAAGAGAAGATTTAGGAGAAACAAATAATTTAATGCTAAAAGAAACTACCATAGCAAACAATTTACAATCCAATTTTGATACCTGGGCAAATACATTGATGAATCCTTTATGGGATGAAGGTAAAAATTGGTTAAATGTATCCAATCATGTTCACCAAAGTTTAATGGAAAATAAAGAAGTGAAATACAAAGACATTTGGAATCCAGAATATAAGAAAGCACATCCTAATAAATAA
- a CDS encoding RagB/SusD family nutrient uptake outer membrane protein: protein MKSSKKIINFKENIITMYFKKIQLSIVFICAFLALQSCEDHLDVVPDGAPTIENAFTLRNEAEKYLFTCYSYLPKNGSMFYNIGMLSGDELWKNNIARPDMASYLIANGNQNAGNPYQNVWDGRRSGAGDNDSYPIFEGIRHCNIFIEKISDKNNARDLDDLLRSRWIAEAQFLKAYYHYYLLRMYGPIPIVDTNIPIEASTEEINVFRDPFDDCVTYISDLLDTAAENLPESIQDVNNELGRVTKPVALSIKAKVLTLAASPLFNGNPDYAGFVDSRGRQLISTTEDPAKWRIAADALLEAIQSAESRGSALYYYPQDQNNLSDTTLTKLSIRQALSERWNPELIWSNPNSPTVELQFFTMVPLSPDFTHTVAQKILSPTLKIAKMFYTRNGVPMNEDRTINFGNDTDLRLGDTDHRYNILEGYRTARLNFDREPRFYANLAFDGSTFYKSQGPEGTAGADEDTWVIRSKLNDYAGSNAGVLYNVSGYFVKKFIDRRMSNAGTGNPYRNYAWPEIRLSDLYLMYAEALNEAEGPTGDVYRYVDLVRQRAGLDGVVDSWSNFSINPSKPLTKEGMREIIRQERLIELAFEGHRFWDLRRWKKANEELNRPIQGWNFNGITEPEYYQIITLEQQRFVAPRDYLWPISESTLLQNPNLVQNPGW from the coding sequence ATGAAAAGTTCAAAAAAAATAATTAATTTTAAAGAAAATATTATAACTATGTATTTTAAGAAAATTCAGTTATCTATAGTTTTTATTTGTGCATTTTTAGCACTTCAATCTTGTGAGGATCATTTAGATGTAGTTCCAGACGGTGCTCCAACAATAGAAAATGCTTTTACGTTAAGAAATGAAGCAGAAAAATATCTTTTTACCTGTTATTCATATCTTCCAAAAAATGGAAGTATGTTTTATAACATAGGTATGTTGTCTGGGGATGAGTTGTGGAAAAATAACATTGCTAGACCAGATATGGCTAGTTATTTAATTGCAAATGGAAATCAAAATGCAGGTAATCCTTACCAAAATGTTTGGGATGGAAGAAGATCTGGAGCTGGAGATAATGATAGTTACCCTATATTTGAAGGTATTAGACACTGTAATATTTTTATAGAAAAAATAAGTGATAAAAATAATGCTAGGGATTTAGATGATTTATTGAGAAGTAGATGGATTGCAGAAGCACAATTTTTAAAAGCATATTATCATTACTATCTGTTGAGAATGTATGGTCCTATACCTATTGTTGACACAAATATACCAATTGAGGCATCTACTGAAGAAATAAATGTATTTAGAGATCCATTTGATGATTGTGTAACTTATATTTCAGATTTATTAGATACTGCAGCAGAAAATTTACCAGAATCTATACAAGACGTTAACAATGAATTGGGAAGAGTTACTAAGCCTGTTGCTTTAAGTATAAAGGCAAAAGTACTTACATTAGCTGCTAGTCCTCTTTTTAATGGTAACCCAGATTATGCAGGTTTTGTAGATAGTAGAGGGAGACAACTTATAAGTACTACAGAAGATCCAGCAAAATGGAGAATAGCTGCAGATGCTTTATTAGAGGCAATACAGTCTGCTGAGTCTAGAGGAAGTGCTTTATACTATTACCCTCAAGATCAGAATAATTTGTCGGATACCACATTAACAAAATTAAGTATTAGACAAGCACTATCAGAAAGATGGAATCCAGAGTTAATTTGGTCAAACCCAAATAGTCCTACAGTTGAGCTGCAGTTTTTTACTATGGTTCCTTTAAGTCCAGATTTTACACATACAGTTGCACAAAAAATATTATCGCCAACTTTAAAAATTGCAAAAATGTTTTATACCAGAAATGGTGTTCCTATGAATGAAGATAGAACCATTAATTTTGGTAATGATACAGACTTAAGATTAGGCGATACAGACCATAGATATAATATACTTGAAGGTTATAGAACTGCAAGATTAAATTTTGATAGAGAACCGCGTTTTTATGCAAATTTAGCTTTCGATGGAAGTACTTTTTATAAATCTCAAGGACCAGAAGGAACAGCTGGTGCAGATGAAGATACTTGGGTTATACGATCTAAGCTTAATGATTATGCAGGAAGTAATGCAGGAGTTTTATATAATGTTAGTGGTTATTTTGTGAAAAAATTTATAGACAGAAGAATGTCTAACGCAGGTACTGGTAATCCTTACAGAAATTATGCTTGGCCAGAAATTAGATTATCAGATTTATATTTAATGTATGCAGAAGCTTTAAATGAAGCTGAAGGACCAACTGGTGATGTTTATAGATATGTAGATTTAGTAAGACAAAGAGCTGGTTTAGATGGTGTAGTAGATTCTTGGAGTAATTTTTCCATAAACCCATCCAAACCTTTAACTAAAGAAGGTATGCGAGAAATAATTAGACAAGAAAGGTTGATTGAATTAGCTTTTGAAGGGCATCGTTTTTGGGATTTAAGAAGATGGAAAAAAGCTAATGAGGAATTAAATAGACCTATACAAGGTTGGAACTTTAACGGAATTACAGAACCAGAATATTATCAAATTATTACTTTAGAACAACAAAGATTTGTTGCGCCTAGAGATTATTTATGGCCAATTTCAGAGAGTACGCTTTTACAGAATCCTAACCTAGTTCAAAACCCAGGTTGGTAA
- a CDS encoding SGNH/GDSL hydrolase family protein translates to MASSKNKQKKMLIIGDSISIGYTPFVRKHLSKEIIVEHNIGNAQHSGVGLKNIDKWLGTQKWDIIQFNWGLWDLCYRSKDSKIQGNRDKVHGEVTTLIEEYKSNLNEIIKIIKKKSDAKLIFVSTTYVPEKELGRFQEDVNKYNEVAKKIMKENNILINDIYAMSFLIHKKYGKGIDDVHYTKKGYEKLGELISNFIKDSI, encoded by the coding sequence ATGGCTTCCTCAAAAAATAAACAAAAGAAAATGTTGATTATTGGAGATTCTATCTCTATTGGTTATACACCATTTGTAAGAAAGCATTTATCAAAAGAAATAATAGTTGAACATAATATAGGAAACGCACAACATTCTGGAGTAGGTTTAAAAAATATAGATAAATGGCTTGGAACTCAAAAATGGGATATTATTCAATTTAATTGGGGTTTGTGGGACTTATGTTACCGTTCTAAAGATTCTAAAATTCAGGGTAATAGAGACAAAGTACATGGAGAAGTAACAACTTTAATAGAAGAATATAAGTCTAATCTTAATGAAATAATAAAAATCATCAAAAAAAAGTCTGATGCCAAATTAATTTTTGTTTCAACAACTTATGTACCAGAAAAAGAATTAGGTCGTTTTCAAGAAGATGTAAATAAATATAATGAGGTTGCAAAAAAAATAATGAAAGAAAACAATATTTTGATAAACGATATTTATGCTATGTCTTTTTTAATTCATAAAAAATATGGTAAAGGAATAGACGATGTACATTATACTAAAAAAGGATATGAAAAATTGGGAGAATTAATTTCAAATTTTATAAAAGATAGTATTTAA
- a CDS encoding family 16 glycosylhydrolase, giving the protein MKGKLFLTLICLAFQNLLFSQMVDSETSSTAKPNGLVLEGDWKMTFSDEFNDTQIDGSKWYILNSESSRNPRPGLGISQWFWRPKNVLEQDGNLILKVEKYNNNTMTCGSINSNNRFEKAFGYYETRIKIAQADKGTHTAFWFQGDNMGNIDGTGRDGAEIDVFESAWTGDYTKSVVHIDGYGADHQASTKRYETPGLHEGFHTFGILWTPDYMKIYYDGILKITYSDPKFIPQVPEYIWLSDGASFGFSGDNFTREPLGFLTEAYVDYVRVWELDDYSCLTPKREVEDLDYASEGATVEIPSNTNASNGKQLRLLSDKVGDEVILKNVCHAIDGYYKYDLSGFANINSGQYKLSVEITTGVWHEFEQIIDFYSSTIPEVSKTFGAIYLESGNYNLKFTSVGKNNNSLGFEGVFDVLTLNSSKIFDATFLEGAGSEVLWSGEAEDATYTGVNALENCNNASNGKYINLNQIQNKNLKFSDVIVSESGTYVLNVRYISGNNRDANVYVNGQFLSSIVFESSGLWCFDDGEMAEKSISVNLNAGVNSITLTNNGQANLPIFDKISILKGAPDNDKDGIPDVYDTDDDNDGVPDLVDNCSTTANSNQLDSNQNGVGDACGGNALSTDIFNQESKILIYPNPTKGKITINLKEESNSLNLEIFDIRGKRIKKQVLEKEISEITMPFGVVKGIYILKFSNNSKILYRKILLD; this is encoded by the coding sequence ATGAAAGGAAAACTCTTTTTAACGTTAATATGTTTAGCATTTCAAAATTTACTTTTTTCACAGATGGTAGATTCAGAAACATCATCAACAGCAAAACCAAACGGTTTAGTTCTTGAGGGAGATTGGAAAATGACTTTTAGTGATGAATTTAATGATACCCAAATAGATGGCTCTAAGTGGTATATTTTAAATAGCGAAAGTTCTAGAAATCCAAGACCAGGTTTAGGGATTTCGCAATGGTTTTGGAGACCTAAAAATGTTTTAGAACAAGATGGTAATTTAATATTAAAAGTAGAAAAATATAATAATAACACAATGACTTGTGGATCTATAAACTCTAATAATAGATTCGAGAAAGCTTTTGGATATTATGAAACAAGAATTAAAATAGCACAAGCAGATAAAGGTACGCATACTGCTTTTTGGTTTCAGGGAGATAATATGGGTAATATTGATGGAACAGGAAGAGATGGTGCAGAAATAGATGTTTTTGAATCTGCATGGACTGGAGATTATACAAAATCTGTAGTTCATATAGACGGTTATGGTGCAGATCATCAAGCAAGTACTAAAAGATATGAAACTCCAGGGCTTCATGAAGGTTTTCATACATTCGGAATATTATGGACACCGGATTATATGAAAATATATTATGATGGTATTTTAAAAATAACCTATTCAGATCCAAAATTTATTCCACAAGTACCAGAATATATCTGGTTGTCAGACGGCGCTAGTTTTGGTTTTTCTGGTGATAATTTTACTAGAGAACCGCTCGGGTTTTTAACAGAAGCCTATGTAGATTATGTTAGAGTTTGGGAATTAGATGATTATTCTTGTCTTACTCCTAAAAGAGAGGTTGAAGATTTAGACTATGCAAGTGAAGGTGCCACAGTAGAGATACCAAGTAATACAAACGCATCTAACGGAAAGCAGTTAAGATTATTATCTGATAAGGTTGGAGATGAAGTTATATTAAAAAATGTTTGTCATGCAATAGATGGGTATTATAAATATGATTTATCTGGTTTTGCTAATATTAATTCTGGGCAATACAAACTTTCTGTAGAAATTACAACAGGTGTTTGGCATGAGTTCGAACAAATAATAGATTTTTATTCGTCAACTATTCCCGAAGTTTCTAAAACATTTGGAGCTATTTATTTAGAATCTGGAAACTACAATCTTAAATTTACTTCGGTAGGGAAAAATAATAATTCTCTCGGTTTTGAAGGAGTTTTTGATGTGCTTACTTTAAATAGTAGCAAAATATTTGATGCAACTTTTTTAGAAGGTGCAGGTTCAGAAGTCTTATGGTCTGGCGAAGCAGAAGATGCAACATATACAGGTGTCAATGCATTAGAAAATTGCAATAATGCATCAAATGGGAAATATATAAACTTGAATCAAATTCAAAATAAAAATTTAAAATTTTCTGATGTAATAGTTTCTGAATCTGGCACTTATGTGTTAAATGTAAGATACATATCTGGAAATAATAGAGATGCTAATGTTTATGTAAACGGACAATTTTTAAGCAGCATTGTATTCGAAAGTTCGGGTTTATGGTGTTTTGATGATGGAGAAATGGCCGAAAAATCTATTAGTGTTAATTTAAATGCAGGAGTTAATAGCATTACACTAACTAATAATGGGCAGGCAAATTTACCTATTTTCGATAAAATTTCAATATTAAAAGGTGCTCCAGATAATGATAAAGATGGTATACCTGATGTATATGATACAGATGATGATAATGATGGTGTGCCTGATTTGGTAGATAATTGTAGTACTACTGCAAATTCAAATCAATTAGATTCAAACCAAAATGGGGTTGGAGATGCTTGTGGCGGAAATGCCTTAAGTACAGATATATTTAATCAAGAAAGTAAAATACTGATTTATCCAAATCCTACAAAAGGAAAAATTACTATTAACTTAAAAGAAGAAAGCAATTCTTTGAATTTAGAAATATTTGATATCCGTGGTAAAAGAATAAAAAAGCAAGTTTTGGAAAAAGAAATATCGGAAATTACAATGCCTTTTGGAGTAGTTAAAGGTATTTATATTCTAAAATTCAGTAATAATTCTAAAATTCTTTACAGAAAAATACTTTTAGATTAA
- a CDS encoding TonB-dependent receptor: MKYNKHLFFLFILLCQVTFSQITVKGVINDSQGLPLPSATVLEKGTKNGFSANFDGEYVLQVANENSILVFSYLGFKSKEVTVGKQREITVNLEEDGNQLDEIVLVGFGSQKKESLVSSITTINPSELQAPTSNLTTMMAGRVAGMIAFQRSGEPGQNNSDFFIRGLGSFGSGKVNPLILIDGIESTQTDMARLQPDDIESFSVLKDAAASAIYGARGANGVVLISTKSGKIGKAKFDVRIENRFSSNTDNFKLADNITYMRLANEANLTRNPLAQLPYSQNKIERTAAGDNPLLYPNNNWVDQLIKDYSWNQAYNISASGGSERARYYVAGTFNVDNGLIKENSLNGVDNNISLLNYSLRSNVNIELTKTTEAIIRLYGQFDDYTGPVGGGARVFNSALYSNPVLFPAIYPDELKPFTTHPLFGGSETRPGSGVLAQNPYANAVSGFQTYKNSTLQVQIELKQNLDFLTDGLKFRTMGYVRRFQNFDVRRSFNPFYYASRRNPQTGEIILNVINDGSESALGGPTGTEFLDYDPGAKNLDSRVYLESQLSYNRTFGDLHSVSGTLINLVSSYQTGNAGNLQASLPSRNLSYSGRFTYDYDKRYYFEFNFGFNGSEKFASGKRFGFFPSIGGAYRINNEKFFEPFRDVVTDLKLRATFGVVGNDEIGRSQDRFFYLSNVNLNDGTFGSRFGEDLNFFRNGVSTSRYENPNITWEKSQQLNLALDIGLFNDLTLVTEYFRQVRTNILEPRADVGSTQGLQVTPFTNFGQAESSGFELSLNYDTQINKNWWTSLRGNMTYATSEVLQTAEINYPDNLSYLQRKGNSIAQTYGLIAERLFIDDEEVANSPTQFGEVRGGDIKYRDVNGDGVISNSDRVPIGLPVVPEIIYGFGGTVGYKNFDLSLFFQGSGRSSFFINPSQIQPFFINGRSESGLLKAIADSHWSEDNRDVFAFWPRLSTTQEENNNQPSTWWMRNGSFLRLKNVEFGYNPPESIYEKLGLSNLRIYASAINVAIWSSFDLWDPEQGGNGLGYPIQSTYNFGLTARF; this comes from the coding sequence ATGAAGTACAACAAACATTTATTTTTTTTATTCATTTTACTCTGTCAGGTAACTTTTTCACAAATTACAGTAAAAGGGGTAATAAATGATTCTCAAGGTCTTCCATTGCCATCTGCAACTGTCCTAGAAAAAGGAACTAAAAATGGATTTTCCGCAAATTTTGATGGAGAATATGTATTACAAGTAGCTAATGAAAATTCAATTCTTGTGTTTTCATATTTGGGTTTTAAATCTAAAGAAGTTACTGTAGGTAAGCAGAGAGAGATAACTGTGAATTTAGAAGAAGACGGTAATCAATTAGATGAGATAGTTTTGGTTGGTTTTGGTTCACAAAAAAAGGAGAGTTTAGTTAGTTCTATAACAACTATAAATCCTTCAGAATTACAGGCTCCTACTAGTAATCTAACTACAATGATGGCCGGTAGAGTTGCTGGTATGATTGCTTTTCAGAGAAGTGGAGAGCCAGGTCAAAACAATTCAGATTTTTTTATTAGGGGATTAGGTTCTTTTGGTTCGGGTAAAGTTAACCCATTAATATTAATAGATGGAATCGAATCGACTCAAACGGATATGGCGAGGTTACAACCAGACGATATTGAATCCTTTTCTGTATTAAAGGATGCAGCTGCTTCAGCAATTTATGGTGCACGTGGAGCTAATGGTGTTGTTTTAATTTCGACTAAATCTGGTAAAATTGGTAAAGCAAAATTTGATGTTAGAATAGAAAACAGATTCTCTTCAAATACAGACAATTTTAAATTAGCTGATAATATTACGTACATGCGATTAGCTAACGAGGCGAATTTAACAAGAAACCCACTAGCACAGCTTCCATATTCTCAAAATAAAATTGAAAGAACTGCAGCCGGAGATAATCCGTTATTATACCCTAACAATAATTGGGTAGATCAATTAATTAAAGATTATTCTTGGAATCAAGCTTATAACATAAGTGCAAGTGGAGGTTCTGAAAGAGCAAGATATTATGTTGCCGGTACTTTTAATGTTGATAATGGTTTAATTAAAGAAAACAGTTTGAATGGTGTAGACAACAACATATCACTATTAAATTATTCGTTAAGATCAAATGTTAATATAGAATTAACAAAAACTACCGAAGCAATTATTAGGTTATATGGTCAGTTCGATGATTATACTGGTCCAGTCGGAGGAGGGGCACGCGTATTTAATTCAGCTTTATACTCCAATCCTGTTTTATTTCCAGCAATTTATCCAGATGAACTTAAACCATTTACAACACATCCTCTATTCGGTGGTTCTGAAACAAGGCCTGGAAGTGGTGTATTGGCTCAAAATCCATATGCGAACGCAGTAAGTGGTTTTCAAACTTATAAAAACTCTACACTTCAGGTTCAAATAGAATTAAAACAAAATTTAGATTTTTTAACAGATGGTCTTAAATTTAGAACTATGGGATATGTAAGAAGATTTCAAAATTTTGATGTAAGAAGAAGTTTTAATCCTTTTTACTATGCATCAAGAAGAAATCCTCAAACAGGCGAAATTATATTAAATGTTATAAATGATGGAAGCGAGAGTGCTTTAGGAGGTCCAACGGGTACAGAATTTTTAGATTATGATCCAGGAGCTAAAAATTTAGATTCAAGAGTTTATTTAGAGTCTCAATTAAGTTATAATCGTACTTTTGGTGATTTACATAGCGTTTCAGGTACTTTAATAAACCTAGTATCAAGTTATCAAACGGGTAACGCAGGTAATTTACAAGCTTCTCTACCAAGTAGAAATTTAAGTTATTCAGGAAGATTTACTTATGATTACGACAAAAGATATTATTTTGAATTTAATTTTGGTTTTAACGGGTCAGAGAAATTCGCATCAGGAAAAAGATTTGGATTTTTCCCTTCTATTGGAGGAGCGTATAGAATAAATAATGAAAAGTTTTTTGAACCATTCAGAGACGTTGTAACAGATTTGAAGTTAAGAGCTACATTTGGTGTTGTTGGTAATGATGAAATTGGAAGATCACAAGATCGTTTCTTTTATCTTTCAAACGTAAATTTAAATGATGGAACATTTGGATCAAGATTTGGTGAGGATTTAAATTTTTTTAGAAATGGTGTATCAACATCTAGATATGAGAACCCTAATATTACCTGGGAAAAATCGCAGCAACTTAATTTAGCTTTAGATATTGGTCTTTTCAATGATTTAACTTTAGTTACGGAATATTTTAGGCAAGTAAGAACAAATATACTTGAGCCAAGAGCAGATGTAGGATCGACGCAAGGATTACAAGTAACGCCATTTACTAATTTTGGTCAAGCAGAGAGTAGTGGTTTTGAATTGTCTTTAAATTATGATACACAAATAAATAAAAATTGGTGGACAAGTTTAAGAGGAAATATGACATATGCTACAAGTGAAGTACTGCAAACTGCAGAAATTAATTATCCAGATAATTTATCATATTTACAAAGAAAAGGTAATTCTATTGCGCAAACTTATGGTTTAATAGCAGAAAGATTATTTATTGATGATGAAGAAGTAGCAAACTCACCAACTCAATTTGGAGAAGTTCGTGGAGGAGATATTAAATATAGAGATGTTAACGGAGATGGTGTTATTAGTAACTCAGACAGAGTTCCAATTGGTCTTCCAGTTGTGCCAGAAATTATTTATGGTTTTGGAGGTACAGTTGGATACAAAAATTTTGATTTAAGTTTGTTTTTTCAAGGTTCAGGACGTTCAAGTTTTTTTATAAATCCATCACAAATTCAACCATTTTTTATTAATGGTAGATCAGAAAGTGGATTATTAAAAGCTATTGCAGACAGTCACTGGTCAGAAGATAATAGAGATGTTTTTGCATTTTGGCCAAGATTAAGTACAACTCAAGAAGAAAACAACAATCAACCATCTACTTGGTGGATGCGAAATGGTTCATTTTTAAGACTTAAAAATGTGGAGTTTGGTTACAATCCACCAGAAAGTATTTATGAAAAATTAGGTTTAAGTAACTTAAGAATTTATGCTAGCGCAATAAATGTAGCGATTTGGAGTAGTTTTGATTTATGGGATCCTGAGCAAGGAGGAAACGGATTAGGTTATCCTATACAATCTACGTATAATTTTGGATTAACAGCTAGATTTTAA